One Companilactobacillus farciminis KCTC 3681 = DSM 20184 genomic window, TTTAATAGAAGACGTTTGGTAAATAAAGTAGTTAATCGTAGAAAGCTGTTATCATTTTTAAATTCTGGTATTATGTATTCGAAATCAATATTAGAGGGGAACGATGCCTGTGGTTAAAGAAGATGAGGTTACTATTCAAGTTGATAAGAAACTACAAAAAGATGTCGAAAGGGTCCTCAAGAATCTTGGGATGACTACAACAGATGCAATAACTCTTTTATATGAACAGATTGCTAGGACTAATTCTTATCCAGTAGATTTGACTTTAACTGAAAGGGAAATCGTTAATATAATAGGAAAAAGAAACAAAAAATAGGATATGCGCATATGAGGGGATGACACAAATTTCAAAAGAAGATAGAAAAACATCAAATAGTGAACAAGCACGTCCGAAAATCCTTGAAATTGCTAAGAGGTTATATAACAAGCACTCTAACTTAATGGAACGATTAAAAGATTTATGACAAAACAAAGGACCTTTCTTGATATTGGAAAGATGCACATCTGAGAAAGACTAGCTATGTTGATGTACATAAAACATATCGCTTACCTCAAAGTATTGTATTTAAGCATCAACCAATCGGCATGTTGTCTGAATATGACGTCATCGCTCCGTTTGATTTTGTAAATAATTATTTTAACAAGTTAAATAAAAAATAATGTTTCAATACAAAAGAGATTCCTTCAATACTAAAGAAATCTCTTTTTTGCTCTTATTATAATTAATTTGACAACTGAAGATATCTTATTGATAGATTCAATACCAGTATTAACATCGACGATTCTTTTTCAAAATCATTTGTATTTACTTTTTATAATTTAATCTAACTAACAAAAAATATTGTTAAAAATGGTAAAATATTAGACGTTGCCTTAAACCAATCCGGCACGGATTGGAGGTGTATTAATATGTTTAATTCTCTTTTTGCCCCACTTGTAGTCGGCTTAATAACCGCTTGGTTTGCTGATTGGCTAAAACGTAGACACCGCAAGTAAAATAAAAAGGCAATTTAGCTCACTAAAAAACCCTCAACGACTTGCACTCGTTGGGGGTTTTGGTGTATATATGTTATTCTCTTCTTGCAAAGTTATTATATCACAAAATGTGATAGTTTGCGGGAAGATACCAATTTGTAATTAACCTAATACAAACATATAATTAAAACTATATTTCCTTCAAAAGGAGGCTTTCATCTTGTTATATTCACCATTATTCGAATGTGATGTACCTTCATACCGCTAATCAGTGGTGTGAATCCGCTGATTTCTTAACCAATTAAGTAAATAAAGCGGAGGTTTCATATTTTGAACAAAAATAAAATAATAGGTAGCATATATTTAACATTAGCAGCATGTATCTGGGGTGGGATGTTCGTCGTCGTCAAATCAGTCGTTAGTGAAGTTCCACCGATTCAACTAGTTTGGTTACGATATCTGATTGGTTCCATTACCTTATTGGTAATTGCCTTAGTCGCAAAAATTCAGTGGCACTGGGATAAAAGAAATTTACTACTGATCTTCTTAATCGGATTAATTGGTGATACGATCTCTATCGTTGCTCAAGAAACAGGCACGATGTTTTCTTCAGCTCAATTAGGCTCAGTTGTGACGACAGCAACACCAGCATTCATGATCATCTTCAGTTGGCCATTATTAAAAATAAAACCAACCAAGAATAAGTGGATCAGTTTATCCCTAGCTATTTTAGGTGTTGTATCAATTGTCGGTTTTCACTTTAAAGGAAAGAACTTATTACTAGGAGTAATCTTCTTGTTGATTGCTGGACTTACTTGGGCCTTGATGTCTGTTTTGATTGAATTAGTTGATAAAAAGTACAGCATCATTCAAGTTACTTTTTTAGGTACTTTAGTTGCTATTGTCTGTTTAACGCCTGTTATTTTCATACAAAAGAGAACCTTATTAAATATATCCTGGGGCAGTGTACACATTTGGTTAAGTCTTTTATACTTAGGAATAATTTCTACTGCAATTGCATTTTTCCTTTGGAATAAAGGATTAGTCTTATTTCACAGCCCAACATCAGGATTGTTCTTCTTGTTTCAACCAATCGTTGGAACACTTTTGGGATGGTTATTTTTGAATGAATCAATTAAAGTTGGATTTTTCGTCGGTTTGGGATTGATTTTAGTAAGTATCATCGTATCTATTAGAAATGAATAGTAAAAATAAAAGCCAATCAACTCATTTTTTATTGTGAGCTGATTGGCTTTTATTTTAATTGATTTAAAGATTCATCTAAATTTTTTCGGTTAGCTTCCGTACCGAGTAAGTAGAAAGTTTCCTTCCAAGATTGAAATTCTTTTTCTGAGATAATAACCACGTTACGATTCTTAGGTTTTGTAATAATTACATGATCATCAAAATCTGCAACATCATCAGTTATTTTTTTAGATTTTTTCTTGCTTCAGAGAGTATAGTTGAAGTTGTTGTCATAATCAAGACTCCTTTTTATTGGTGTTTCTTGAAATCAGAAGAAAATCAAAGCTAAACCACCGACTAGTAATAAGATGTAAAAATAAATTCTGTCCGACATAATCTTTCTACCAAATTGTTTGGAATTACTAATGTTCCCAACAATAGCAAAGATAGCTAAAATTATCAGTCCGATGCCTAAAAGTATAGTCATGCAAGATCCCCCATATTCTTAAATGCTCAATGGATACATTATCTCACTTTATTTATCTCAAATGAATAAATCAAATTAACTATTTAATAGATTTAAAACAACCGAACCCATACCTTTTGCAGCGACAAGCAAACATTTCTCATCCATTAAAAACTCTGGACTGTGGTGGGGATGGTTCATGCCGTCGTCAGGATCACAACC contains:
- a CDS encoding type II toxin-antitoxin system RelB/DinJ family antitoxin, producing MVKEDEVTIQVDKKLQKDVERVLKNLGMTTTDAITLLYEQIARTNSYPVDLTLTEREIVNIIGKRNKK
- a CDS encoding DMT family transporter, whose product is MNKNKIIGSIYLTLAACIWGGMFVVVKSVVSEVPPIQLVWLRYLIGSITLLVIALVAKIQWHWDKRNLLLIFLIGLIGDTISIVAQETGTMFSSAQLGSVVTTATPAFMIIFSWPLLKIKPTKNKWISLSLAILGVVSIVGFHFKGKNLLLGVIFLLIAGLTWALMSVLIELVDKKYSIIQVTFLGTLVAIVCLTPVIFIQKRTLLNISWGSVHIWLSLLYLGIISTAIAFFLWNKGLVLFHSPTSGLFFLFQPIVGTLLGWLFLNESIKVGFFVGLGLILVSIIVSIRNE
- a CDS encoding type II toxin-antitoxin system Phd/YefM family antitoxin, giving the protein MTDDVADFDDHVIITKPKNRNVVIISEKEFQSWKETFYLLGTEANRKNLDESLNQLK